A single genomic interval of Brevibacillus brevis harbors:
- a CDS encoding DUF420 domain-containing protein, which translates to MKQRNYTPIIVILTIAINTLIAILYFMPKNNDFSHLDLTFLPFFNAVMNSFTFVFLIAALVSIVKYKNIKMHRGYIFAAFSTTALFLVSYVIYHGMAPSTSFGGEGILRPIYYFILITHILLSAIIVPFALITTARGLNMKVEKHKKIARWTMPMWLYVSATGVIVYIMISPYY; encoded by the coding sequence ATGAAACAACGCAACTATACACCGATTATCGTTATTCTCACCATAGCGATTAACACGCTTATCGCCATCTTGTACTTCATGCCGAAGAACAATGATTTCAGCCATCTCGACCTGACGTTTCTGCCGTTTTTTAATGCGGTCATGAACAGCTTCACCTTTGTATTTTTGATTGCCGCGCTTGTTTCCATCGTGAAGTACAAAAACATTAAGATGCATCGAGGATATATTTTTGCAGCCTTCTCCACAACAGCGCTTTTCTTGGTTTCGTATGTGATCTACCACGGAATGGCACCTAGCACTTCTTTCGGGGGAGAGGGGATTCTGCGTCCGATTTATTACTTCATCTTGATTACACATATTTTGTTGTCGGCGATTATCGTTCCATTTGCGCTGATTACGACTGCACGTGGACTCAACATGAAGGTGGAAAAACATAAAAAAATCGCACGCTGGACGATGCCGATGTGGTTGTATGTCAGTGCGACGGGTGTCATTGTTTACATCATGATTTCTCCGTATTATTAA
- a CDS encoding SDR family oxidoreductase, translating to MNILVTGATGFLGKKLSHDLLNEGHTLYLLARNEKKANDLLHSFAEKHRAQVHILLGDVSKKDLGVSENDLGQLNQKIEAMYHIAAYLSFDPAQKPQTYEVNVEGTKNTLQFAEAIRSPRFIYVSTAYTIGTETEGQEALYNPERSFVNNYEETKCLAEHLVFSYSDKMETIIVRPSIIIGDSKTGEADTNFGLYGLLKGLRVLKRRASRAEGWENQKYRILVDVDVNSNLVPVDYVSSVLLAALTHGEHMEIYHATNPVPPTQQLVVDCIKEVLDFPNLVPVPFETTELLSEEEKAFNASMSLFHSYWKRSISFPNENTKKLLQKVGQSELQMDKEMLIAIMSGFQKQAVLS from the coding sequence ATGAATATCCTTGTAACCGGAGCAACAGGTTTTCTCGGAAAAAAACTATCCCATGATCTATTAAACGAGGGTCATACCCTTTACTTACTCGCTCGAAATGAAAAAAAGGCAAACGATTTGTTACATAGCTTTGCCGAAAAGCACCGGGCACAGGTACATATTTTGCTAGGTGATGTTTCGAAAAAAGACTTGGGCGTCTCTGAAAATGATCTGGGACAGCTCAACCAAAAAATAGAGGCAATGTACCATATTGCCGCATACCTTTCCTTCGATCCCGCTCAGAAACCGCAGACGTACGAGGTAAATGTAGAGGGAACAAAAAATACATTACAATTCGCAGAAGCCATTCGCTCCCCCCGCTTTATCTATGTGAGTACGGCTTATACTATCGGCACTGAAACAGAAGGACAAGAAGCGCTGTACAACCCGGAACGCTCCTTCGTGAACAACTACGAAGAGACAAAATGCTTGGCAGAGCACCTCGTCTTCTCCTACAGCGACAAAATGGAGACCATCATTGTCAGACCTTCGATCATTATCGGTGATTCCAAAACAGGCGAAGCCGATACCAATTTTGGTTTGTATGGATTACTAAAAGGTCTTCGCGTTCTGAAAAGAAGAGCGTCCCGAGCAGAAGGCTGGGAAAATCAAAAGTACCGAATTTTGGTGGATGTCGACGTGAACTCGAACCTCGTCCCCGTTGATTATGTCTCTTCTGTCTTGCTCGCTGCACTTACCCATGGTGAGCATATGGAAATCTATCACGCTACCAATCCTGTTCCACCGACCCAACAGCTAGTGGTGGATTGTATCAAAGAAGTCTTGGATTTTCCTAATTTAGTTCCTGTTCCATTCGAAACAACCGAGCTGTTATCTGAAGAAGAGAAAGCCTTTAATGCTTCTATGAGCTTGTTCCATTCGTATTGGAAGCGGAGTATTTCTTTCCCGAATGAAAACACCAAGAAACTGCTGCAAAAAGTGGGTCAAAGCGAATTGCAGATGGATAAAGAGATGTTGATTGCGATTATGAGTGGATTTCAGAAGCAGGCTGTTCTTAGTTAG
- a CDS encoding methyl-accepting chemotaxis protein encodes MIKKMITGYKASLSKQILLLLVLLIVVPSVVLSLTLTQLARNQLERELLSQIESVTTMITQVLNNSYQDYSVTIDSFADVQVPPGQSADTYIYDRIRNIEKDIDNVLAAFMYYDNRYYNSAKKEIDPTTREWYKQAMQHKGQVVVTPPYIDAISGSYVITFAKTLPDGKGVAGIDVSIDHLNELVKTYKIGEKGYVSLFDQNNITLSHPRFPQGKPLEDERFQVMRDQAEGSFEMDDNELREYYHFNKQNSLGLNVVSVIDWSEINQKTGPLMRTSFLFIVLLLALIALFVWIFMKRTVRPILQLKQLTDSIAQGDLTVRSIESGRTDEIGQLQSNFNTMSQSLSDVLRQITDHSEQISASSQHLSANSEENVQTIEQVAASMQEIASMSSDMNQSIDMVKQSATQAQQELDDAIRILRESTEMSQLITGLASTGEESLGAARQQVNMIVEHSTRSKDEMEELKRVAGEISGVTNFIQDIASQTNLLALNAAVEAARAGQEGRGFAVVADEVRKLADQTGSAAEKIDSLISDVQNRVLHMVRRTEEGVDSATAGSDLTQSVEQRFTEMYEAINRIDAHLAQVARVSQGLMQSNTSMLVAFGESSAMSQATAQEVDQVAAASEEQNASMEEVAASAAHLANIAEELQSLVQRFKLER; translated from the coding sequence ATGATTAAGAAAATGATTACTGGTTATAAAGCATCGCTATCTAAGCAGATCCTGTTATTACTCGTCTTGCTTATTGTTGTTCCTTCTGTCGTTCTGAGCCTGACCTTGACACAACTGGCACGCAACCAGTTAGAGCGCGAATTGTTGTCTCAAATCGAATCGGTTACTACGATGATTACACAAGTACTGAATAATTCGTACCAGGATTATTCTGTTACGATCGATAGCTTTGCGGATGTTCAAGTTCCGCCGGGGCAAAGTGCGGATACGTATATTTATGATCGCATCCGCAATATAGAGAAAGACATCGACAATGTTTTGGCTGCATTCATGTACTACGACAATCGATACTACAACTCGGCGAAAAAGGAAATTGATCCGACTACCCGTGAATGGTACAAGCAGGCGATGCAGCATAAAGGGCAGGTCGTTGTGACGCCACCTTATATCGACGCGATAAGCGGAAGCTACGTGATTACGTTTGCCAAGACGCTCCCGGACGGTAAAGGAGTAGCGGGAATCGACGTTTCTATTGATCACTTAAACGAGCTGGTAAAAACGTACAAGATCGGAGAAAAGGGATATGTGAGCTTGTTCGATCAAAACAACATAACACTGTCGCATCCGCGATTCCCGCAAGGTAAGCCGCTTGAAGACGAGCGCTTCCAAGTGATGCGTGATCAAGCGGAGGGTTCTTTCGAAATGGATGATAACGAGCTTCGTGAGTATTATCATTTCAACAAGCAAAATTCGCTCGGCTTGAACGTCGTTTCCGTAATTGATTGGAGTGAAATCAATCAAAAAACGGGGCCACTGATGCGTACTTCGTTCTTGTTCATCGTTCTTTTGCTTGCCCTCATTGCCCTGTTCGTTTGGATATTTATGAAACGCACGGTGCGACCAATTCTGCAATTAAAGCAACTGACCGACTCGATCGCACAGGGGGATTTGACAGTCCGGTCTATTGAAAGTGGAAGAACGGATGAGATAGGGCAGCTGCAATCCAACTTTAATACGATGTCGCAATCGTTGTCGGATGTCCTGCGTCAAATTACCGATCATTCCGAGCAAATCTCTGCTTCCTCCCAGCACCTGTCTGCGAATTCGGAGGAGAACGTGCAAACGATTGAACAAGTAGCTGCCTCTATGCAAGAAATAGCGTCCATGTCTTCCGATATGAATCAGAGTATAGATATGGTGAAGCAATCGGCGACGCAAGCGCAACAGGAGCTGGATGATGCCATCCGCATTCTGCGTGAGAGCACGGAAATGTCGCAGCTCATTACAGGTCTGGCAAGCACTGGAGAGGAGTCCCTCGGAGCGGCGAGACAACAGGTGAATATGATTGTGGAGCATTCCACTCGTTCAAAAGATGAGATGGAGGAATTAAAACGGGTTGCTGGAGAAATTAGCGGGGTGACGAATTTCATCCAGGATATCGCCTCTCAGACGAATTTGCTTGCGCTGAATGCTGCTGTTGAAGCAGCGCGTGCCGGGCAAGAAGGCCGCGGGTTCGCTGTCGTCGCTGATGAGGTTCGCAAGCTGGCTGATCAGACAGGCTCTGCTGCTGAAAAGATCGACAGTCTGATCAGCGACGTTCAGAATCGCGTCCTTCACATGGTTAGACGCACGGAGGAAGGCGTGGATTCTGCTACAGCGGGAAGTGATTTGACACAATCGGTTGAGCAGCGTTTTACGGAGATGTATGAGGCCATTAACCGCATTGACGCGCACCTCGCGCAAGTAGCTCGCGTCAGCCAAGGACTGATGCAATCAAATACATCGATGCTTGTTGCCTTTGGTGAATCGAGCGCCATGAGCCAAGCCACTGCCCAAGAGGTCGACCAAGTCGCAGCAGCCAGTGAAGAACAGAATGCTTCGATGGAGGAAGTGGCGGCTTCGGCAGCGCATCTTGCTAACATTGCGGAAGAGTTGCAGTCTTTGGTACAGCGTTTTAAATTGGAGCGCTAA
- a CDS encoding TetR/AcrR family transcriptional regulator: MARTREFDEEKVLEAAMQLFWEKGYEATSLSDLTSRMGIQRPSIYSTFGDKKELFEAALRRYTMSRASEIRTKLQNQPSVKEAFRHFFKEVADEEYTEGLSRGCFCINTMVELAPHDEKFEILTREHQMYLSVIFQETIERGIQTGELDSSIDAKATAQALIVSLIGLTVIMKSRPNRSFVDNSIEVTLTLLR; encoded by the coding sequence ATGGCAAGAACACGCGAATTTGACGAAGAAAAAGTACTAGAAGCAGCTATGCAGCTCTTTTGGGAGAAGGGGTATGAAGCTACCTCATTAAGTGATTTAACTTCCCGTATGGGTATCCAGCGCCCCAGTATTTACTCAACCTTTGGTGACAAAAAAGAATTGTTCGAAGCCGCACTACGCAGATACACGATGTCTCGTGCTTCCGAAATACGAACGAAGCTTCAAAACCAGCCATCCGTAAAAGAGGCATTTCGCCATTTTTTTAAAGAGGTAGCCGACGAGGAATATACGGAAGGTCTCAGCCGAGGATGCTTTTGCATTAATACCATGGTCGAACTTGCCCCTCATGATGAAAAATTTGAGATTTTGACAAGGGAACACCAAATGTACCTCTCTGTTATCTTTCAAGAAACGATCGAGCGAGGTATCCAAACAGGTGAACTGGATTCGAGTATCGACGCGAAAGCTACCGCACAAGCGCTTATCGTATCGTTAATTGGACTGACCGTAATCATGAAATCTCGTCCAAATCGATCATTTGTTGATAATTCGATAGAAGTTACACTTACGTTACTTAGGTAA
- a CDS encoding amino acid permease produces the protein MGNKELKRGLEARHIQMIALGGTIGVGLFMGSASTIKWTGPSVMLAYAIVGIFIFFIMRAMGEMLYMEPSTGSFATFGHKYIHPLAGYMTAWSNWFQWVVVGMAEIIAVGTYMQYWFPDLPPWIPGIIAMVILGAANLVSVKSFGEFEFWFAMIKIVTIVLMIIAGFGLIFFGIGNGGNAIGLSNLWENGGFFTGGWTGFFFALSLVIGAYQGVELIGITAGEAKDPKKTLRSAIQSIIWRILIFYIGAIFVIVTVYPWDQLQAIGSPFVATFAKIGITAAAGLINFVVITAAMSGCNSGIYSAGRMLYTLGVNGQAPKVFTKLSSNGVPLLGTIGVLLGLGIGVILSYIAPENLFVYVYSASVLPGMVPWFVILISQIRFRKAKGAEMDNHPFKMPFAPVTNYLTIAFLITVLIGMWINDETRVSLIAGIVFLAIVVISFFALGINKAVPLDEQANKK, from the coding sequence GTGGGAAACAAGGAACTGAAGAGAGGTCTGGAAGCCCGTCATATTCAGATGATTGCTTTGGGCGGTACGATTGGTGTTGGGCTATTTATGGGGTCGGCCAGCACGATTAAGTGGACAGGCCCATCCGTCATGCTAGCTTATGCAATTGTAGGAATTTTTATTTTTTTCATCATGCGTGCAATGGGTGAAATGTTGTATATGGAACCGAGTACGGGTTCATTCGCGACCTTTGGACATAAGTATATCCATCCGTTAGCAGGTTATATGACGGCTTGGAGTAACTGGTTCCAGTGGGTCGTTGTCGGGATGGCAGAGATCATTGCCGTCGGGACTTACATGCAGTATTGGTTCCCGGATTTACCGCCTTGGATTCCAGGCATTATTGCGATGGTTATTCTCGGTGCAGCAAACCTGGTTTCGGTAAAATCATTTGGTGAATTTGAGTTTTGGTTTGCCATGATCAAGATTGTAACGATCGTTTTGATGATTATTGCAGGATTTGGATTGATCTTCTTTGGTATTGGAAATGGTGGAAACGCAATCGGATTATCGAATCTGTGGGAGAATGGCGGATTCTTTACAGGCGGTTGGACAGGCTTTTTCTTTGCTCTTTCCTTGGTGATCGGGGCGTATCAAGGTGTCGAGCTCATCGGAATTACAGCAGGGGAAGCAAAAGACCCGAAAAAAACATTAAGAAGTGCGATCCAAAGTATCATTTGGCGCATTTTGATTTTCTATATTGGTGCGATTTTTGTTATTGTAACCGTTTACCCTTGGGATCAATTGCAGGCAATCGGCAGTCCGTTCGTTGCTACTTTTGCGAAAATTGGTATTACCGCAGCGGCAGGTCTCATTAACTTTGTCGTGATCACTGCTGCCATGTCTGGCTGTAATAGCGGGATTTATAGTGCAGGGCGTATGCTGTATACCTTAGGTGTAAATGGCCAAGCCCCGAAAGTTTTTACGAAGCTGTCTTCGAATGGTGTACCGTTGTTAGGTACGATTGGTGTTCTGCTCGGTCTAGGTATTGGCGTTATCTTAAGCTATATCGCTCCAGAAAATCTCTTCGTGTATGTGTACAGTGCGAGTGTACTACCTGGTATGGTTCCGTGGTTTGTCATTTTGATCAGTCAAATCAGATTCCGTAAAGCAAAGGGAGCTGAAATGGACAACCATCCATTTAAAATGCCTTTTGCCCCAGTGACCAACTATTTGACCATTGCTTTTCTCATCACGGTACTCATCGGTATGTGGATCAATGATGAGACACGCGTCTCCCTGATTGCCGGGATTGTCTTCTTGGCGATTGTGGTCATCAGTTTCTTTGCACTAGGAATAAACAAGGCAGTACCGCTGGACGAGCAAGCAAACAAGAAATAG
- a CDS encoding LLM class flavin-dependent oxidoreductase, translating to MEIGITSFVETTPDVQTGEVMSHAQRLREVVEEIVLADQVGLDVFGIGEHHRKDYAASSPAMVLSAAAPLTKRIRLTSAVTVLSSADPVRVFQDFATLDGISNGRAEIMAGRGSFIESFPLFGYDLNDYDELFEEHLELLLKIQASEKVTWRGGHRPAIQNLGVYPRPVQKPLPIWIGSGGNQESVVRAGLLGLPLMLAIIGGSPRQFAPLVQLYKKVAMHAGHDVSRLTVGSHSLGFVAEDTERAADTFFPSTQAGMNKIGRERGWAHYNRASFDAARSFEGALYVGDPETVAQKIIYLRKHVGMTRFMMYVPISTMPHELVMRAIELLGTEVAPRVREEITKWEAETQQESAFA from the coding sequence GTGGAGATCGGGATTACTTCGTTTGTGGAAACGACACCGGATGTTCAGACAGGTGAAGTGATGAGCCACGCACAGCGATTGCGTGAAGTTGTCGAGGAAATTGTCCTCGCTGATCAGGTTGGGCTTGATGTATTTGGCATAGGTGAACATCATCGCAAGGATTATGCTGCTTCTTCTCCAGCAATGGTGCTGTCTGCGGCTGCGCCATTGACAAAAAGGATTCGGCTGACCAGTGCAGTGACAGTGCTTTCTTCGGCTGATCCAGTGCGTGTTTTTCAAGATTTTGCTACACTCGACGGCATTTCAAATGGACGGGCAGAGATTATGGCGGGACGGGGTTCCTTTATCGAGTCTTTTCCCCTGTTCGGCTATGACTTGAATGACTATGATGAGCTGTTTGAAGAACATTTGGAACTGCTCCTGAAAATACAGGCGTCCGAAAAAGTAACCTGGAGGGGCGGTCATCGTCCAGCTATTCAGAACTTGGGCGTGTATCCACGGCCCGTTCAGAAACCTTTACCCATATGGATTGGCAGCGGAGGTAATCAGGAATCTGTTGTTCGTGCAGGTCTGCTGGGATTGCCGCTGATGCTGGCGATCATTGGTGGAAGTCCGCGGCAGTTTGCGCCACTTGTACAGCTTTACAAGAAGGTGGCCATGCACGCTGGTCATGACGTATCGCGATTAACAGTTGGGTCACATTCACTCGGATTTGTTGCAGAAGATACGGAACGGGCGGCAGATACATTCTTCCCTTCTACCCAAGCAGGAATGAATAAAATCGGAAGGGAGCGGGGCTGGGCGCATTATAACCGTGCTAGCTTCGATGCCGCACGCAGCTTCGAAGGAGCATTGTATGTGGGTGATCCGGAGACGGTTGCTCAAAAGATTATCTACCTTCGCAAACATGTAGGCATGACGCGCTTTATGATGTATGTGCCGATATCCACGATGCCGCATGAACTGGTAATGAGAGCGATTGAGCTCTTAGGAACAGAGGTAGCCCCTCGGGTGCGAGAAGAAATAACCAAGTGGGAAGCAGAGACGCAGCAAGAATCAGCATTTGCTTAA
- a CDS encoding MFS transporter, protein MSNTWKVYFLSLVSFLVGTSEYVISGILDKISDTMGISITAAGQLVTIFSFVYAIVTPVMMAITAKMDRRRLLVSALGIFVVANILSFALPGFEFFIIARVIMAVGAGMVVVTALDIAAKISPEGKQASSIATVIMGFTASLIIGVPLGRVAAAAFEWQSVFGFIALAGLLAMFVLSRTIPRVKGDEPVPLSKQLSLLKNPKVGLGLSVTFFWLGGYSIAYTYISPYLLEAADISENLLSSALLAFGLASLIGSKFGGYSTDKWGVFSTLLGGMVLHVAALILLSITVSISPEPFTVIAILVLWSFAAWSSGPTQQYNLVRIEPNNSGVMLGLNQSMMQLAMAAGAGIGGIAVDQVSLSSITWLGMFGVVIAIVAALILQAMLREKVRHKPGAYETRSSNR, encoded by the coding sequence ATGTCGAATACATGGAAGGTTTACTTTTTGTCATTGGTCAGTTTTCTAGTGGGTACTTCAGAGTATGTGATCTCAGGCATCCTGGATAAGATCTCGGATACTATGGGCATCTCCATTACAGCGGCAGGACAGCTGGTTACTATATTTTCATTTGTTTATGCCATTGTAACTCCTGTGATGATGGCCATAACGGCAAAAATGGATAGGCGGAGGCTTCTTGTTAGTGCACTAGGAATTTTCGTAGTTGCCAATATACTGTCGTTCGCTCTTCCGGGGTTTGAATTCTTTATTATAGCCCGTGTGATCATGGCTGTAGGTGCTGGAATGGTGGTTGTGACTGCACTAGATATCGCGGCCAAGATCTCTCCTGAAGGCAAGCAGGCAAGTTCGATCGCAACTGTCATTATGGGATTTACAGCATCTTTAATTATCGGTGTTCCCCTTGGACGAGTAGCGGCAGCCGCATTTGAATGGCAATCTGTATTCGGGTTTATTGCACTGGCAGGACTTTTGGCAATGTTTGTCCTGTCCCGCACGATCCCACGAGTAAAAGGAGATGAACCCGTACCTCTTTCGAAACAATTATCATTGTTGAAAAATCCGAAAGTCGGGCTTGGTTTATCGGTTACGTTCTTTTGGCTAGGTGGATATTCCATTGCCTATACTTATATATCTCCTTATCTTCTCGAAGCCGCTGATATAAGTGAAAATTTGTTGAGTAGCGCTTTATTGGCATTCGGTTTAGCTAGTCTGATCGGTTCCAAATTCGGTGGTTACAGTACGGACAAATGGGGAGTATTTTCTACATTACTTGGTGGAATGGTTCTGCACGTTGCAGCTCTCATTTTGCTCTCGATTACCGTATCTATCTCACCTGAACCGTTTACGGTGATCGCGATATTGGTATTATGGTCCTTCGCTGCTTGGTCTTCCGGGCCAACGCAACAGTATAATTTGGTTCGGATTGAACCGAATAATTCAGGGGTAATGCTTGGTCTGAACCAATCTATGATGCAACTGGCGATGGCGGCAGGGGCTGGAATTGGAGGCATCGCTGTTGATCAAGTATCCTTATCGTCAATCACTTGGTTAGGTATGTTTGGCGTGGTGATTGCTATCGTTGCTGCACTGATTTTACAGGCGATGTTAAGAGAAAAAGTTAGACATAAACCAGGCGCATACGAAACACGGTCCAGCAACCGCTGA
- a CDS encoding alpha/beta hydrolase has translation MDFHRRVLPELRHTLAQFPGFQLKENLESSRDMLKNPPIVKSDHVCTTSRMIPGAAGEMLAKIYEPVQRTGSKLPAMLWIHGGGYVMGHPDMDDALCERFVQAANCVVVSVDYRLAPEHPYPAAIHDCYAGLTWMTDEAESLGIDLERVAIAGASGGGGLTAALALMARDKGGPALIFQMPLYPMIDNRNRTASSYEIEAENATWNRTNNLAAWSMYLGKDAEDSQVSAYAVPSRAESLAGLPPTYTCVGQLDLFRDETIEYVTRLAQAGIDVEFHLYPGCYHCFEVFVPEAEVSQRASQSYIDAMARALNPK, from the coding sequence GTGGATTTTCATCGTCGAGTACTGCCGGAATTAAGGCACACATTAGCACAATTCCCTGGTTTTCAACTCAAAGAAAATTTGGAGTCGAGCAGGGACATGCTGAAAAATCCGCCTATTGTGAAGTCAGATCACGTATGTACAACAAGTCGAATGATTCCGGGCGCAGCAGGAGAGATGCTAGCTAAAATATACGAGCCCGTCCAGCGAACAGGTAGTAAACTTCCTGCTATGCTGTGGATTCACGGAGGAGGCTATGTGATGGGGCATCCCGATATGGATGACGCTCTGTGCGAACGTTTTGTACAAGCGGCTAATTGTGTCGTCGTATCGGTTGATTATCGTCTGGCTCCCGAGCATCCTTATCCAGCTGCCATCCATGACTGTTACGCCGGTTTAACGTGGATGACAGACGAAGCTGAGTCACTCGGCATCGATTTGGAGAGGGTTGCGATTGCTGGTGCAAGCGGGGGAGGGGGGCTGACCGCAGCACTTGCTTTAATGGCTCGCGACAAAGGCGGACCAGCCCTTATCTTCCAGATGCCGTTGTATCCGATGATCGATAACCGTAATCGTACAGCGTCGAGTTATGAAATTGAGGCGGAAAATGCAACCTGGAACCGGACAAACAATTTGGCTGCTTGGAGCATGTACCTAGGCAAAGATGCCGAGGACAGTCAGGTATCCGCATATGCGGTGCCGTCGAGAGCAGAAAGCTTGGCGGGGCTGCCGCCGACTTATACGTGCGTAGGACAGCTCGATCTGTTCCGAGATGAGACGATCGAATATGTGACGCGCCTTGCGCAAGCGGGTATAGACGTAGAATTTCATCTGTATCCCGGCTGCTACCACTGCTTTGAAGTATTTGTTCCCGAAGCAGAAGTGAGCCAGCGCGCCAGCCAAAGCTATATAGATGCGATGGCAAGAGCGCTTAATCCTAAATAA
- a CDS encoding MFS transporter: MEEVIEKVTAKADRKADSVQGSPMPRYVTLLFAVACGMSVANIYFAQPLLDRLSSEFGIDYSIIGLLITLTQIFYAVGLLLLVPLGDLLNQRRLIIGQMFLSVVALVIVGTASTGKVLFAGIAAIGLLAVVTQTIVAFAATMVAPAKRGRVVGVVTSGIVIGILLARTIAGVLTDLAGWRSVYLVSAAFLLIMVCILFRVLPNREREVKPLSYLQLLRSVLMLFAQERLLRIRSVLAMLIFAAFSILWTPLVLPLSAPPLSLSHTEIGAFGLAGVAGALAAARAGKLADRGYGQRTTGIALSLLLLSWLLISYIEQSLVALVIGIVLLDLAVQAVHVTNQSMIFTLGAEARSRLTAGYMVFYSIGSSAGSIASTYTYAHFGWEGVCLLGAAVSALALVYWAVTRR; encoded by the coding sequence ATGGAGGAAGTTATTGAAAAAGTAACGGCCAAAGCCGATAGAAAGGCGGATTCAGTGCAAGGCTCTCCCATGCCTCGCTATGTAACACTATTGTTTGCGGTTGCTTGCGGGATGTCCGTTGCGAATATCTACTTCGCGCAGCCACTACTTGATCGTTTGTCGAGTGAGTTCGGAATTGACTATTCCATCATTGGGCTTCTGATCACCCTTACACAAATCTTTTATGCAGTAGGACTGTTATTGCTTGTGCCACTGGGCGATTTATTGAACCAGCGCCGCTTGATTATCGGTCAGATGTTTTTATCTGTGGTAGCGCTGGTTATCGTAGGGACTGCCTCCACCGGCAAGGTATTATTCGCAGGGATAGCTGCAATAGGATTGCTTGCCGTTGTGACGCAGACGATTGTTGCATTCGCGGCGACAATGGTTGCCCCCGCTAAGCGAGGACGAGTGGTTGGAGTAGTTACAAGTGGAATCGTGATTGGCATACTTCTAGCGCGAACCATTGCAGGAGTTTTAACAGATCTTGCGGGGTGGCGTTCTGTATATCTGGTCTCTGCTGCATTTCTATTGATAATGGTTTGCATATTATTTCGGGTATTGCCAAATAGAGAGCGGGAGGTAAAACCGCTATCCTATCTCCAGTTGCTTAGGTCGGTACTGATGTTGTTCGCACAAGAACGGCTATTACGTATTCGCTCTGTTCTGGCTATGCTGATTTTTGCTGCTTTTAGTATTTTGTGGACGCCATTGGTACTGCCTCTGAGTGCACCTCCATTATCTTTGTCGCATACGGAAATCGGGGCGTTTGGCCTCGCAGGAGTTGCCGGAGCGTTAGCTGCAGCAAGGGCAGGGAAGCTTGCAGATCGCGGTTACGGACAGAGAACGACGGGCATTGCTTTGAGCCTATTGCTACTTTCGTGGCTGTTAATCAGCTATATAGAACAGTCGTTAGTTGCCTTGGTGATCGGTATCGTTTTGCTTGATTTGGCGGTACAGGCCGTGCATGTTACGAATCAAAGTATGATCTTCACCTTGGGTGCAGAGGCGCGGAGTCGGCTCACCGCAGGGTATATGGTTTTCTATTCGATTGGCTCTTCTGCTGGCTCCATTGCCTCGACCTATACATATGCGCATTTTGGTTGGGAGGGAGTATGCTTGCTCGGAGCCGCAGTCAGTGCTTTGGCTCTGGTGTATTGGGCAGTGACCAGACGCTAG
- a CDS encoding PepSY-associated TM helix domain-containing protein, which yields MLSKKWNRNFHRYIGLIVSLFLLMWAITGFLLLNVPWYQEKATDLKTTMIEVPAQSEKLTIAYVGEKLVETGEYSWDEIRSIAKSGDSFKVYVNRDPILRLTVSSEGHITALKQDPILDFFYGLHVGEWEDLNYVTVLEIISILTAFLVVSGLIYFLPKRWFKKRESKI from the coding sequence ATGCTATCTAAGAAGTGGAACCGTAACTTCCACCGCTACATCGGACTCATCGTTAGCCTTTTCTTGCTGATGTGGGCCATTACTGGTTTTCTCCTGTTAAATGTCCCTTGGTATCAGGAAAAAGCCACTGACTTGAAAACCACAATGATCGAGGTACCTGCCCAATCAGAAAAGCTAACCATTGCCTATGTGGGAGAGAAGTTAGTAGAAACGGGGGAATATTCTTGGGATGAAATCAGATCGATTGCAAAATCAGGTGACTCTTTCAAAGTGTACGTCAACAGAGATCCGATACTGCGGCTGACTGTTTCTTCTGAAGGGCACATCACTGCCTTGAAACAAGATCCCATTTTAGATTTCTTCTACGGATTACATGTGGGCGAATGGGAAGATCTTAACTATGTGACTGTGTTAGAGATTATCTCCATCTTAACGGCTTTTCTTGTTGTTTCTGGGCTTATTTATTTCCTGCCCAAACGCTGGTTTAAGAAACGTGAATCGAAAATATAA